A single window of Pontibacillus chungwhensis DNA harbors:
- a CDS encoding acyl-CoA thioesterase, whose amino-acid sequence MDKKPCIESLVVKNSHVLPTDTNNHGTLFGGQLMAYIDDVAAIAATRHARCNVVTASTDSVDFLYPVNAGDAICLEAFVTWTKNTSMEVFVKAVKEELLSGERKVCATSFLTMVAVDENNNPSKVPPVYPETEQEKWLHDGAADRATQRKARRSVSKEFANKFGTDFPWIRK is encoded by the coding sequence ATGGATAAAAAACCTTGTATTGAATCACTAGTTGTTAAGAACTCTCACGTTTTACCTACAGATACGAACAACCACGGAACACTGTTTGGTGGTCAGTTAATGGCTTACATCGATGACGTCGCAGCCATCGCTGCTACCCGTCACGCCCGTTGTAACGTCGTTACCGCTTCTACAGACTCTGTTGACTTCTTATACCCTGTAAACGCAGGGGATGCGATCTGTCTAGAAGCTTTTGTCACTTGGACAAAGAATACATCAATGGAAGTGTTCGTAAAAGCTGTTAAGGAAGAACTTCTTTCTGGAGAACGAAAAGTATGTGCGACATCCTTCTTAACGATGGTTGCCGTTGATGAAAATAATAACCCATCTAAAGTTCCTCCGGTTTATCCTGAAACAGAACAGGAAAAATGGTTACACGACGGAGCCGCAGACCGTGCCACTCAACGTAAAGCACGCCGTAGTGTATCTAAAGAATTTGCTAACAAATTCGGAACAGACTTTCCATGGATTAGAAAGTAA
- a CDS encoding IS3 family transposase (programmed frameshift), whose protein sequence is MGRFTPTEKLQAAQEYINGGVSYRDLEKRLNIDNSVIRYWVQLYTYHGEQAFHFLYTNYTAAFKLKIVQFIEKSSYSIRAASAIFQIPDPSMVRRWKKKWKKGGMAALESPKERAARMSSEETNNQKNDKKDQAIDTEAIQKEVEYLRMENAYLKKLRNLNSRKGKITKSEKTQVVNELRSTYPFHELIKMAGLSRSNFYYHLSKINKPDPDQGLKERIMSIYHKHKGRYGYRRVQQELENTGHHVNHKKVYRLMKELSLSSVVRVKKYKSYKGKVGQIAQNLLERAFEAEFPNQKWVTDITEFKVFGEKLYLSTVLDLYNGEVIGYTIGHRPTYSLVEKMLYKALGRLKEGDDLLLHSDQGWHYQMPQYRTALKEYGVTQSMSRKGNCLDNAVMENFFGIMKSEFLYISEFNSVDHFKQELDEYMHYYNHDRIKSKLKTSPISYREKHQLAA, encoded by the exons ATGGGAAGATTTACTCCCACCGAAAAGCTTCAAGCTGCCCAAGAGTATATAAATGGTGGCGTAAGTTATCGCGATCTAGAAAAGCGGTTAAACATTGACAACTCGGTTATCCGATATTGGGTTCAATTATATACTTATCATGGGGAACAAGCTTTCCATTTCCTCTATACAAATTACACGGCTGCCTTTAAACTGAAGATTGTTCAATTTATCGAAAAATCGAGTTATTCGATTCGGGCTGCCTCAGCCATTTTTCAGATCCCGGATCCCTCTATGGTCCGTAGGTGGAAGAAGAAATGGAAAAAAGGCGGTATGGCAGCCCTCGAATCACCTAAAGAGAGGGCTGCCAGAATGTCATCAGAAGAAACCAACAACCAGAAAAATGATAAAAAAGACCAGGCAATAGATACTGAAGCTATTCAAAAAGAAGTCGAGTACCTACGTATGGAGAACGCTTATCTAAAAAAGTTAAGAA ACCTTAATTCACGAAAAGGAAAAATCACCAAAAGCGAAAAAACGCAAGTAGTGAATGAATTAAGGTCCACCTATCCGTTTCACGAATTAATTAAGATGGCTGGTTTATCTAGAAGTAATTTTTACTACCATCTTTCCAAAATCAATAAACCTGATCCAGATCAAGGCTTAAAAGAGCGCATCATGTCCATCTACCATAAACATAAAGGTCGTTATGGATACCGACGTGTTCAACAAGAATTAGAGAACACAGGGCATCATGTAAACCACAAGAAAGTTTATCGTCTAATGAAAGAATTGAGTCTTTCAAGTGTGGTTCGTGTGAAAAAATATAAATCTTATAAAGGGAAAGTTGGCCAAATCGCTCAAAACCTGTTAGAACGCGCCTTTGAAGCCGAATTTCCTAATCAGAAATGGGTTACAGATATCACGGAGTTCAAAGTATTTGGTGAAAAGCTGTACCTATCTACTGTTTTAGATCTTTATAACGGAGAAGTGATCGGATACACGATTGGCCATCGCCCTACCTATTCTTTAGTAGAAAAGATGTTATACAAGGCTCTAGGACGCCTTAAAGAAGGCGATGACCTTCTCTTACACTCAGACCAAGGCTGGCATTACCAAATGCCTCAATACCGCACAGCTCTTAAAGAATATGGCGTTACACAAAGTATGTCTCGCAAAGGAAACTGTCTCGACAATGCCGTCATGGAAAACTTTTTTGGAATTATGAAGTCAGAATTCCTTTACATAAGCGAATTTAATAGTGTAGATCACTTCAAACAAGAGCTTGATGAATATATGCATTACTATAACCATGATCGAATTAAATCCAAATTGAAAACAAGTCCAATCTCTTATAGAGAAAAGCATCAACTAGCTGCATAA
- a CDS encoding LytR/AlgR family response regulator transcription factor: protein MIRIGIVDDRAIDLEKMHSITKQVEGTEIVFAVTSAEEAYRQVKKETIDLLIADIEMPELSGYELADLIHTHALDIDVIFVTANSVYAVHAFELNVHDYIMKPYRKERLVQSLERYIQKTRSTEMKGRLFIKQKSEIHILPKKEIIFIERTGRSSTIYTKTQTVQTYQTLGDLEGELRERDFIRSHRSFIINIHYVTNFSLYAKNSYTVAFDGTNEKAMITKDQLDYIQNYYF, encoded by the coding sequence ATGATAAGAATCGGCATAGTAGATGATCGGGCTATCGATTTAGAGAAAATGCACAGTATTACGAAGCAGGTGGAAGGGACAGAAATTGTGTTTGCCGTTACATCAGCAGAGGAAGCCTACCGCCAAGTGAAGAAAGAAACGATTGACCTGCTTATAGCTGATATAGAAATGCCCGAATTGTCAGGGTATGAATTAGCAGACCTAATCCACACGCATGCTTTAGATATTGATGTGATCTTCGTAACGGCGAATAGCGTCTATGCTGTCCATGCGTTCGAGTTAAACGTACATGACTATATTATGAAGCCGTATAGGAAAGAACGTTTAGTGCAGTCTTTAGAGCGTTATATCCAAAAGACGCGATCGACTGAAATGAAGGGTCGCCTCTTCATCAAACAAAAGTCTGAGATTCATATTTTACCAAAAAAAGAGATTATATTTATTGAACGGACAGGGCGTTCTTCGACGATCTATACGAAGACTCAAACCGTTCAAACCTATCAAACACTTGGGGACTTAGAAGGTGAACTCAGAGAACGTGATTTCATTCGTTCCCACCGGTCGTTTATCATCAACATCCATTACGTGACCAACTTCTCGTTGTATGCCAAGAATTCGTACACCGTAGCATTTGATGGAACAAATGAGAAAGCCATGATCACGAAAGATCAGTTAGATTATATACAAAATTATTATTTTTAG
- a CDS encoding cation:proton antiporter produces MFHSILFDFMLIGALGVGSQWLGWRFRIPAIVVMSIVGLLVGPILGVLQPAEDFGDLFTPIVSIAVAIILFEGSLSLDFREVKGLQRPVFRIVTIGAFLAWLLGSLAAHYVAGLSWAVAFVIGGLFIVTGPTVILPLLRQAKLKPRPAAILKWEGIIVDPFGALLAVFAFEIIDFLMADDVTGNALLMFFLASLFAVIIGYVLGKGLGWMFEHGHVPEFLKSPVMFAVVIFCFTLADEIAHETGLLAVTAMGMTLANMHISSIEDMRNFKENISVLLVSAIFVMLTASLTVETLMEIFNIQIIAFVLLMLFVVRPLSIWLSTIGTDLSFGERALVGWIAPRGIVALTVAGYFANVLLEAGFEDAQILTSLTFALVFATVCAHGFSIGWLAKKLDLSIDGQPGVLLVGASSFSTGLAKSLQDLKVPVLITDSSWQRLVTARKEGIPFMKEEILSEQTEYHLDMTPYDYMVAASELDSYNALVCNTFVPEIGRNNLFQLTLHNSRGDDLQDMGNTIGGRLLFNQKATWERLNEKIDGGFVFRKTNITEQYPYSQYLEERHPETLLLYILKPSGKIVFYTHKSQPKGESGDVLVSLMPPSKEFKKIQSKLNEQQNESSENK; encoded by the coding sequence ATGTTTCACTCGATTTTATTTGATTTTATGCTAATAGGCGCATTAGGCGTCGGTTCACAGTGGCTAGGTTGGAGGTTCCGTATACCTGCCATTGTCGTGATGTCCATCGTAGGACTGTTAGTAGGACCTATACTAGGAGTGCTCCAGCCAGCAGAAGACTTTGGAGATTTATTTACTCCGATCGTCTCCATTGCTGTTGCGATTATTCTCTTTGAAGGTAGTTTGAGCCTTGATTTCAGAGAAGTGAAAGGACTTCAACGACCTGTCTTTCGTATTGTAACGATTGGAGCGTTTCTTGCGTGGTTATTAGGATCGTTAGCCGCTCACTACGTTGCGGGTCTTTCCTGGGCTGTAGCTTTCGTGATTGGTGGGCTATTTATTGTAACAGGCCCAACCGTTATTTTGCCTCTCCTTAGACAAGCAAAATTAAAGCCGCGTCCTGCTGCCATTTTAAAATGGGAAGGAATTATTGTCGATCCGTTTGGCGCATTGCTTGCTGTATTTGCATTTGAAATCATTGATTTTCTTATGGCGGATGACGTAACAGGAAATGCGTTGCTGATGTTCTTCTTAGCTTCCCTATTTGCCGTTATCATTGGTTATGTGCTTGGTAAGGGGTTAGGCTGGATGTTTGAACATGGACACGTCCCAGAGTTCCTGAAGTCTCCTGTGATGTTCGCTGTCGTCATCTTCTGCTTTACGTTAGCAGATGAGATTGCTCATGAAACAGGATTACTGGCTGTAACGGCGATGGGGATGACACTTGCCAACATGCACATTTCTTCTATTGAGGATATGAGGAATTTCAAAGAGAACATTTCAGTCCTCCTTGTATCAGCTATATTTGTCATGTTAACAGCATCTCTTACAGTTGAGACCCTAATGGAGATCTTCAATATTCAGATTATTGCATTTGTTCTATTGATGCTCTTTGTCGTTCGTCCTCTGTCTATATGGTTGTCCACGATCGGAACGGACCTATCCTTTGGGGAACGGGCCCTGGTTGGTTGGATAGCGCCAAGAGGTATTGTTGCATTAACGGTTGCTGGTTATTTCGCAAATGTCCTTCTTGAAGCAGGTTTCGAGGATGCGCAAATCCTGACCTCTCTAACATTTGCTCTAGTATTTGCTACCGTTTGTGCCCACGGATTTTCGATTGGATGGCTTGCGAAGAAGTTGGATTTATCAATCGATGGACAACCTGGTGTGCTTCTCGTAGGTGCTTCAAGCTTCAGTACAGGGCTTGCGAAGTCCTTGCAAGATTTGAAGGTACCCGTTTTAATTACGGACTCTTCGTGGCAGCGTCTAGTGACAGCTAGGAAAGAGGGCATTCCGTTTATGAAGGAAGAGATTCTCTCAGAGCAGACTGAGTACCATCTTGATATGACGCCATATGATTATATGGTGGCAGCTTCAGAGTTGGACTCTTACAATGCACTCGTTTGTAACACATTCGTACCAGAGATCGGTCGTAATAATTTATTCCAATTAACCCTTCACAATAGTCGTGGAGATGACCTACAAGACATGGGCAATACGATTGGGGGGCGCTTACTCTTCAATCAGAAGGCCACGTGGGAACGTCTGAATGAGAAGATTGATGGTGGGTTCGTATTCAGGAAAACGAATATTACAGAACAATACCCTTACTCGCAGTATCTAGAAGAACGACACCCTGAAACCCTACTATTATATATCCTTAAACCTTCCGGCAAGATTGTGTTCTACACTCACAAATCTCAACCAAAAGGTGAGAGTGGGGATGTGTTAGTCAGTCTGATGCCTCCAAGTAAAGAGTTTAAGAAGATCCAAAGTAAGTTGAATGAACAGCAAAACGAGAGTTCCGAAAATAAATAA
- a CDS encoding NADP-dependent oxidoreductase: MKAVVIEQYGGKDQLKEKEVPTPEINQDQVLIEIHTTSINPIDWKVREGYLKEMLDWNFPIILGWDVAGTIKEVGDNVDGYQVGDRVFARPATTPNGTYAEYVAVEQDLLAHMPERLSFEDAAAVPLAGLTAWQCLFDAANVEEGDKVLIHAGSGGVGSYAIQLAKWAGAYVATTASGKNEELLKTLGVDHFIDYKEENFYDVLDEFDVVLDTLGGDIQEQSYQVLRKGGKLVSITDVPDEDKAREYGVEAEHVFLNPKGEQLQQIAHLISEGKVKSIVGHKYPFSEQGLRDAHELSESHHARGKIVIQMIPSAC, encoded by the coding sequence ATGAAAGCAGTTGTTATTGAACAATATGGTGGAAAAGATCAATTAAAAGAAAAAGAGGTTCCAACGCCTGAAATAAATCAAGATCAAGTACTAATTGAAATCCATACAACGTCCATTAACCCGATTGATTGGAAAGTTCGTGAAGGGTATCTAAAAGAGATGTTAGATTGGAACTTCCCGATCATCCTAGGTTGGGATGTCGCCGGCACGATTAAAGAAGTAGGGGACAACGTGGATGGTTACCAGGTAGGCGATCGTGTATTTGCCCGCCCTGCAACCACGCCAAACGGTACGTATGCAGAGTATGTAGCTGTAGAACAAGACCTATTAGCCCATATGCCAGAACGTCTTAGTTTTGAAGACGCCGCTGCAGTGCCGTTAGCAGGACTAACAGCGTGGCAGTGTTTGTTTGATGCAGCGAACGTTGAAGAAGGAGATAAGGTTCTGATTCATGCAGGTTCAGGAGGAGTCGGAAGCTATGCGATCCAACTAGCGAAATGGGCCGGTGCTTATGTGGCTACAACCGCAAGCGGTAAAAATGAAGAACTCCTGAAGACGTTAGGGGTGGATCATTTTATTGATTATAAGGAAGAGAACTTCTACGATGTCCTAGATGAATTTGATGTTGTGCTCGACACACTTGGAGGAGATATTCAAGAACAGAGCTATCAGGTATTACGTAAGGGTGGGAAGCTTGTATCCATTACGGATGTGCCAGATGAAGACAAAGCTCGAGAGTACGGGGTAGAAGCAGAGCATGTTTTCTTAAACCCTAAAGGCGAACAACTTCAACAGATTGCGCACCTGATCTCTGAAGGAAAAGTTAAATCAATCGTAGGTCACAAATATCCATTTAGTGAGCAAGGGTTAAGGGATGCTCATGAACTGAGTGAATCCCACCATGCAAGAGGTAAAATTGTCATTCAAATGATACCTTCTGCTTGCTAG
- a CDS encoding sensor histidine kinase, translating to MKRSKNSLIAFSLGMVHIAVALQHIYAVWISPFIIMALILFVSYQKPRWFQRYLHIKEPEGLWALNVVSFLLLLVYLFPLSWLEPIIVLGCVSLLEYGRYKWKSNHLTWEDRLGTRETTIKQTDQVLLDLRRERHDYVKHLSSLQYMLEQGHHQEAIQYMEDLVGEFEQLSTSVSGEKSAVAGVLHSYHREAKDRKIQLRYEFEVPASKLPLPQEEIVVLLGNALSNALEAAQQFQESVGEEGQVIAKLQKKSAFYILTIRNDTLPVPNWVLDRLYHIPATTTKAETGERGYGATSIQSIVQKRHGHLDFTYKQNHFTLKIKLPSIQIE from the coding sequence GTGAAAAGGTCTAAGAACAGCCTCATTGCTTTTAGTTTAGGGATGGTTCATATAGCCGTAGCCCTTCAACACATTTATGCGGTCTGGATTTCCCCGTTTATAATCATGGCCCTGATCCTATTTGTCTCCTATCAAAAGCCCCGCTGGTTTCAACGATATCTTCATATAAAAGAGCCTGAAGGGTTATGGGCGTTAAACGTGGTGTCATTCCTATTGCTCCTCGTGTATCTCTTCCCGTTATCGTGGTTAGAGCCGATCATCGTTTTAGGGTGTGTTTCCCTCTTAGAGTATGGTCGTTATAAATGGAAGAGCAACCATCTAACTTGGGAAGATAGGCTCGGAACAAGGGAAACAACCATTAAGCAAACCGATCAGGTGCTTCTGGATTTAAGGCGGGAACGCCATGACTATGTAAAGCATTTGAGCAGTTTGCAGTACATGTTAGAACAAGGGCACCATCAAGAAGCGATTCAGTATATGGAGGACCTTGTCGGGGAGTTTGAACAGCTCAGTACATCCGTATCTGGCGAAAAGAGTGCTGTAGCTGGCGTATTGCATTCCTATCATCGTGAGGCGAAAGATAGGAAGATTCAGCTCAGGTATGAATTTGAAGTGCCTGCTTCAAAGCTACCTCTTCCTCAAGAAGAGATCGTTGTACTACTAGGGAATGCTTTATCAAATGCTTTAGAAGCAGCGCAGCAGTTTCAGGAATCAGTTGGGGAGGAAGGGCAGGTAATCGCTAAATTACAAAAGAAAAGTGCGTTCTATATCCTCACCATTCGAAATGACACACTCCCCGTTCCAAATTGGGTACTCGATCGGCTTTATCATATTCCGGCAACAACCACGAAAGCCGAGACAGGAGAACGAGGATACGGTGCTACATCGATTCAATCCATTGTTCAGAAAAGGCATGGACACCTTGATTTTACTTATAAACAAAACCACTTTACGCTCAAAATAAAGTTGCCTTCCATACAGATAGAATAA
- the kynU gene encoding kynureninase, producing the protein MDTSKEYAEELDRQDPLSHFRNEFYIQEGTLYMDGNSLGLLSKRAEKSVFRILDSWKQLGIDGWSKGEHPWYYLSEQLGEQVAGLIGGEDDEVIVTGSTTVNLHQLASTFYQPKGNRTKILADELNFPSDIYALKSQLELKGYNPEDHFIQVTSRDGREIKEEDIIEAMTEDVALIVLPTVLYRSGQLLDIKRLTDEAHKRGILIGFDGCHSVGVVPHHFHEWDVDFAYWCHYKYVNSGPGGVGGLFVHERHLGQKPGLSGWFGSDKEKQFDMNHSFEPAQTAGAFQIGTPHLLSVAPLIGSLELFHEAGIEQIREKSLTSTKYMMDLLQSKLEGYEFTIGNPMEDERRGGHVCLEHKEAARICKALKDKGVIPDFRSPNVIRLAPIAFYTSYVEVWETIQILEDIMEQKLYEKYENKRGVIA; encoded by the coding sequence ATGGATACTTCGAAGGAATATGCTGAAGAGTTAGATCGGCAGGATCCGTTATCGCATTTTCGTAACGAATTTTACATACAGGAAGGTACGCTTTATATGGATGGAAATTCGCTTGGTCTATTATCAAAGCGTGCTGAGAAATCTGTCTTTCGAATACTGGATTCCTGGAAGCAGTTAGGGATTGATGGCTGGAGCAAGGGAGAACATCCGTGGTATTACCTTTCTGAACAACTAGGAGAACAAGTAGCCGGGTTAATAGGTGGGGAAGATGATGAAGTGATCGTGACCGGCTCAACCACTGTGAACTTGCACCAACTTGCGTCTACGTTTTACCAACCAAAGGGTAATCGTACCAAGATCTTAGCGGATGAGCTGAATTTTCCTTCAGATATTTACGCTCTTAAAAGTCAGCTTGAGTTGAAGGGCTACAATCCCGAGGATCACTTCATTCAAGTCACAAGCCGGGATGGCCGTGAGATTAAAGAAGAGGATATCATAGAAGCGATGACCGAGGATGTTGCTCTGATCGTACTCCCAACCGTCCTTTACCGAAGTGGCCAACTTCTTGATATTAAGCGCCTGACAGACGAGGCTCATAAAAGGGGCATTCTTATTGGTTTTGATGGATGTCATTCTGTTGGGGTTGTTCCTCATCATTTCCATGAATGGGACGTAGATTTTGCCTATTGGTGCCACTACAAATATGTAAACAGTGGTCCAGGAGGTGTGGGGGGGCTATTCGTACACGAACGCCATTTAGGGCAGAAGCCGGGGCTAAGCGGTTGGTTTGGGTCTGACAAAGAGAAACAGTTTGATATGAATCATAGCTTCGAACCTGCACAGACAGCAGGGGCTTTCCAAATCGGCACGCCTCATTTGTTAAGTGTAGCGCCCCTTATTGGATCCCTTGAACTTTTCCATGAAGCAGGAATTGAACAGATTCGTGAAAAGTCACTGACCAGCACGAAGTACATGATGGATTTACTCCAATCCAAACTAGAGGGATATGAGTTTACAATCGGTAACCCTATGGAAGATGAACGACGTGGCGGCCATGTTTGCCTGGAACATAAAGAAGCCGCCCGTATATGTAAAGCGTTAAAAGATAAAGGTGTCATCCCAGACTTCCGCTCTCCAAATGTTATTCGTTTGGCTCCGATCGCCTTTTACACGTCTTATGTAGAAGTGTGGGAAACGATTCAAATTCTTGAGGATATAATGGAACAAAAGCTTTATGAAAAGTATGAGAATAAAAGAGGTGTCATTGCCTAA
- a CDS encoding tryptophan 2,3-dioxygenase family protein, whose translation MSGSKGKVVTDYEKYIRTEELLSLQKSEEDLACQDELTFQMIHQIAELHFKLMIQYIHLADAHMKQNEVEEATDQLRRVNMHLDHLPNVFDMVKVISPKDYHTIRLALGQGSGQDSPGFNEVLRLGPTLWAPCEQLLKTRGLTPLDVHKDPEQHRALFELLQALIRFDENFQSFRHSHIQLVKRMIGLNTQSLKGIPAQALERGVKYEFYPKLWQTISDLTDWTGSSYDTKPLD comes from the coding sequence ATGAGTGGTTCAAAGGGGAAAGTCGTAACGGATTATGAGAAATACATTCGCACAGAAGAGTTGTTATCGCTCCAAAAATCAGAAGAGGATTTAGCGTGTCAGGATGAATTGACCTTTCAAATGATTCACCAGATAGCGGAACTTCATTTCAAATTGATGATTCAATATATCCACCTGGCCGATGCTCACATGAAACAAAACGAAGTTGAAGAAGCAACAGATCAGCTAAGACGAGTCAATATGCACTTAGATCACCTTCCTAATGTGTTCGACATGGTGAAAGTGATTAGCCCGAAAGATTATCATACCATCCGACTCGCATTAGGGCAGGGAAGCGGCCAGGACTCGCCTGGCTTTAATGAAGTGTTACGATTAGGTCCCACGCTATGGGCACCTTGCGAGCAGTTACTGAAGACAAGAGGCCTTACGCCGCTTGATGTTCACAAGGACCCTGAGCAACATCGCGCTTTATTTGAACTTTTACAAGCGCTCATCCGTTTTGATGAGAACTTTCAATCTTTCAGACATTCGCATATCCAACTCGTAAAACGTATGATTGGATTAAATACTCAAAGCTTGAAAGGCATTCCGGCTCAAGCTCTTGAGCGCGGTGTGAAGTATGAGTTTTACCCAAAACTATGGCAAACCATATCCGACCTCACCGACTGGACGGGATCAAGCTATGATACAAAACCACTTGATTAA
- the recQ gene encoding DNA helicase RecQ gives MMDHAHRVLEQYFGFSSFRFGQEPLIEHALNKKNALGIMPTGGGKSLCYQIPGLLLDGTAVIISPLISLMKDQVDSLNSHGITATYINSSLSYEQQSERMFDIQKGRYQFVYVAPERFDSEGFIRSLRRTRLSLIAFDEAHCISQWGHDFRPSYRSVVGQIQKLGELPVVMGLTATATEEVTRDIQRLLSIEDQHVVNTGFSRDNLHFQIVKGKEKHDFIQDYIRTRPKESGIIYAATRKDIDRLHQWLSREGVKVAKYHAGLSEHERKKAQNQFIQDEVTVMVATNAFGMGIDKSNVRYVIHYAMPMNIESYYQEAGRAGRDGEQSDCILLFSARDIHLQKFLIEQSLMEDEKKTEEYQKLQQMVNYCHTDKCLQEYMLTYFKDPFEHEPCEKCSNCQHTGVIKDITREAQIILSCVKRMNQRYGSGLVAKVLKGSKSQKVRETHFHTLSTYGLLSNLREKDITQMIQFLVAEGYLAVEDGKFPLLKLTQESLTVLKGERAVQMIIETAPTTHRETDVNEDLFEKLRMLRKQLAEEHKIPPYVVFSDATLKEFCLVKPQNKADMLQVKGVGEKKFEQYGVIFLEALQEETHQYS, from the coding sequence ATGATGGATCACGCACACCGCGTTTTAGAACAGTACTTTGGCTTCTCTTCGTTTCGATTTGGCCAGGAACCGTTAATTGAACATGCTTTAAATAAGAAGAATGCTCTTGGAATTATGCCAACGGGTGGCGGGAAGTCCCTTTGCTACCAAATTCCAGGTCTTCTGTTAGATGGAACAGCTGTTATCATTTCTCCACTTATTTCCTTAATGAAGGACCAAGTGGACTCTTTGAACTCTCACGGTATTACAGCTACGTACATTAATAGTTCCTTATCATACGAACAACAATCTGAACGGATGTTTGATATTCAAAAGGGGCGATATCAGTTTGTGTATGTCGCACCTGAGCGATTCGATTCGGAAGGATTTATACGCTCTCTTCGGCGCACCCGGTTATCTCTTATCGCATTTGACGAAGCCCACTGCATATCGCAATGGGGGCACGATTTCAGACCTAGTTATCGTTCAGTCGTAGGTCAGATCCAGAAGCTTGGCGAGCTACCTGTTGTAATGGGACTGACGGCCACAGCTACAGAAGAGGTCACAAGAGATATACAACGCCTTCTTTCTATTGAAGATCAACACGTTGTGAATACAGGCTTCTCCCGAGATAATTTACATTTTCAGATTGTAAAAGGAAAAGAGAAGCATGATTTCATTCAGGATTATATTCGAACGAGGCCTAAAGAATCGGGGATCATTTATGCAGCAACAAGGAAAGACATCGATCGCTTGCATCAATGGCTCAGCCGCGAAGGGGTTAAAGTGGCTAAATACCATGCAGGTTTATCCGAGCACGAACGTAAGAAGGCCCAGAACCAATTTATCCAGGATGAAGTGACAGTTATGGTTGCGACTAACGCATTTGGCATGGGGATCGACAAGTCCAACGTACGTTACGTCATCCATTATGCTATGCCTATGAACATTGAGTCCTATTATCAGGAAGCAGGACGCGCAGGACGTGATGGCGAACAGAGTGACTGTATCTTGCTCTTCTCGGCCCGGGATATTCACCTTCAAAAATTTCTCATTGAGCAATCGTTGATGGAAGATGAGAAGAAAACCGAAGAATACCAGAAGCTTCAACAGATGGTGAATTACTGCCATACGGATAAATGCCTTCAGGAATACATGCTGACTTATTTTAAAGATCCATTTGAACATGAACCGTGTGAGAAATGCAGCAATTGCCAGCACACAGGGGTTATAAAAGATATCACAAGAGAAGCTCAAATCATTCTGTCTTGTGTAAAGAGAATGAACCAACGTTACGGTTCAGGACTCGTAGCGAAAGTGCTCAAAGGTTCTAAAAGTCAAAAGGTAAGAGAGACCCATTTTCACACGCTTTCGACGTACGGTCTATTATCGAACTTAAGGGAAAAAGATATTACCCAGATGATTCAATTCTTAGTCGCAGAAGGTTATTTGGCTGTAGAAGATGGAAAGTTCCCGCTTCTGAAACTTACGCAGGAATCATTAACCGTCCTTAAAGGGGAGAGAGCGGTTCAAATGATTATCGAAACTGCTCCAACTACACACAGAGAGACAGACGTAAATGAAGATCTCTTTGAAAAATTGCGCATGTTAAGAAAGCAGCTTGCTGAGGAACACAAAATCCCACCCTATGTTGTCTTCTCGGATGCTACGCTGAAAGAATTTTGTCTGGTGAAACCTCAAAATAAAGCAGACATGCTTCAAGTAAAAGGTGTCGGTGAGAAGAAATTCGAGCAATATGGAGTCATATTCCTTGAAGCTCTTCAAGAAGAAACGCATCAATATTCCTAA